The sequence AAGAACGACTTGCAAGTTGTAACCACCTCTAGTCGGTAGACAAGCACCTCATCGCCGGCGACAGGAACTAATGGCGGCTGCCATGAGCTACGTGCATGCCGACGTGGAGAACCTCAAGGCGACGGAGCTGAGGCTCGGCCTGCCGGGCGTCGAGGAGAGCGACAAgatgccgtcgccgccgtccactcccAGGGCCGGCACCAAGCGCGCGCTCGCCGGGGAGCACCGCGAGGAGGAGCCCAAGGCCGCGCCCCCGGCCGCCAAGGCGCAGGTGGTTGGGTGGCCGCCCGTGAGGTCCTACAGGAAGAGCTGCTTCCAGCAGGCGAGCAGCAAGGCCAAGGCGGCCGCACCGGCACCTGTGGTAGTGAAGCAGGAGGAGACGGCCGTTGccgcggcgccgcccgccgccgctgccgcgggaGGATCACTGTACGTGAAGGTGAGCATGGACGGAGCCCCTTACCTGAGGAAGATCGACCTCAAGATGTACAAGGGCTACCGCGAGCTCAGGGAGGCCCTGGAGGCCATGTTCCTCGGCTTCTCCGGCGACGCAGGCAGTGTGAACCCGTCGGACTTCGCCGTGACCTACGAGGACAAGGACGGCGACCTCATGCTCGTTGGCGACGTGCCCTTCGGGTAAGTTCATGCATCCAAGATACATATGATTTGGTCTGGTTAGAGTTTGAAAAATTTCAGTATGGTGTCTTATGAGGATCTCTTTGTCGATTTGCAGGATGTTCATGAGCACTTGCAAGAGGATGAGGATCATGAAGGGATCCGAAGCAAGAGGCCTAGGATCATCAAAGGAGTGAAATGGAATCCATCTACGAAGAACACGCAACATGCCATGGGTGCATGTGTGCAACATGGAGGAATTCTTTTGTTCTTTTGGGCATGTTGTCGACTCATCTACCACAGTGCTACTCTTCAAGGCAAAGACGCAAGCTGATTCGAGTggagttttatttttattttgtttttttaaataggTGTTAGCAACACAAAAGGAGTGGAGATCAGTTCGAGTTGAATCGGATCTCCATGTGTGTTTGTACAAAGAAAACAGCTTTCTTTCCGTGTTAAGCCATGTCAATGGTTGGTTGATGTCTCCCTTGAGTTTGGTTATATCAAAGGTTGCAAGAAAATTTCACTCGGTGGCATCAGCTATTTGCAATCATCTCAATGCATACTAAGCATGAACTTGACTCACTTAACCACTAAAATGCTGCAAAAAAGGGACCAAAATGTTACACAGACACGCGTGTCCTCTCAGCATCAATCACTTGCAAAAAAGATGCATGGTTAAGCAAGCAAGGCTCCAAAAATTTAAATGAGACAAATCTTGCAAGCAAGATCCAAACGAATGATGTGAACACAGGTATGGGGAATGCGTCCaatttcttttcctttctcttttaccGAGTCCTTTGTCCGGGCAAATTTATTTACACGTGCACTGGAGATGAACAGGAACAAGATTGGGCCACATGCATGAGCCACTTGTCAAAGTAGTGACAAAAGAGCAGAGTtaattagagcatggttaatagtatagccagctgctggctataagccagtgccatgtcatctatagcctatcttatagtcaacatgtacaatagtagatcaaaagagtgtattacttttttattatgtggcccacctttcattctcacaaagtgcctaggagcacgtgctagaacTGGCTCTTCACAAGAGCCCGCttatcttctctctcctcttctctttcctccaactaagcagaaatatactagtttattctttatagcccgctgactcagctctattgtactcgCTCTTAGCCAGCCCAGATGAAACAGTTACTACTAACCAGAGCCGGTCAAGAAACAGGCTCTCCCCCTTGATGAGTAGTGCTAAATCTGGGTGTCTGCACTGCTGCTCCCATTCATTCATTCAGGGGTAACATGCACCGGCCGGCCGGCCGACAGGGTACATGTGGTGCACATGAGTCTCGAGGTTGTGGTCAAGACTAGttagagagagaagatgagagagATGGAGAGCATCCAAAGCAACTCAAGAGTTGTATGTAGCCTAACACAGGCATTACTGTCAGCAGTGGCGGAGCTTAGCGAGGGCCAGTAGCACTATTTGAGCTAATTTTACAATACTACACTAAATTAGCCCCCTCAACTCTATTTAACACTCATTTAGCCCCATCTTGAATCGCGTTGGATCTCCGCCACTGACTGTCAGAGGACGTTTTAAAATTCATATGTAATCAATTTATATTCCTTGACTAAAATTAGTCATACTTATCATGAAATTATTTCATACATTTTACTGGTATTCATATGAAAATTGGTACTCCTACATTTTACTGGTGTTCATATGAAAAATAATAATGGTCAAAGCTGCATGTTGGACACGGCCTGACATCGAGAACGAGGCCAACTTGTGAACACAGAGGGCATAAATCTTGTGAGATGCTGCGGTGGTTTGGGTACTGGAGCGCCATAGTGGCCGGAGAAAACGGTAGGGTCTAGGAGATGTGATTGTGAAGCAGCACAGCGCAGCACAGCGAGAAGATGAGATGCAGGGTCCTTGTCTTGGCGCAGACGGATCTGTTCCTAATTTCCTGCATGATTAATTCCCGCTGTTAGGTTCAACCAGAGCTGGGTATCAGGGTATTTATTTCtgcaccttgcctgcctgcctgcctgctggcTATACAGACAGAGGTTAGTGCAAGGCCACACACAGGCTGGATGATGCTGATGCGGAGGCTTCTTATTCTGCCCGTTGTGTTGTGTTGTGTTGTTGCCAACATATGTGTTGGCAGCTAATTCAGTTGGTCTCTCTGATGGGCTCTCAGCTGACCATGGATAGTGCAACTTGCAGGGGAAATAAAATCAGGATCTACAACCATCTTGCGTTAGTTTAGCATGCCAAGAATCTATTTGGGGTGTTCTCAATTATCATTGTGTTATTACTGGGAACTATAATGTAACTTGAATGATAAGACTTAAGTAACCAGTATTGGAAAAGGACATgattaggtgtgtgtgtgtgtgcgtccaTCATTTAGAATTGTCACTTCTCTTCGAAATTTTTACTGAATGCAAATAAAGCATCAAGAGAATACAAATACAAAGAGCACACATCCAACCTCTCCATAATTAGGATGCAAACAGCCAACACAATCACACACACAAGCATAAAACACGTCGGCAAATAACAAAGTCATGAAATACCAAAGTTATGCCGGAGCGAGGAAAAAGAGAAAACCCATAAGCGAGGGAAAAGAGAAAACCCAGAAACGATCACAAACTACAACAATGACATGTTGGGCCACGCTAGGTGCATCATCTGCAATATAAATTCTTTTTATTCATATATCTACCAGGAACGTGCTATGGGAGATAGATCACGAGATCATACCACTTAATGTGCAGTGCAGCGGAAGTAGAATTGATATAGTGCGTAGCAGGAGTTGTCTCCTCCTCGTCACCGATCTCCCTCAAACAGAGTTGCCGAATCCCTCGAACAAGTTCGCCGGAGTAGTGTAGGCGCACTGCCTCTAACTATATCCGCGCGTGCGGTGAGGAACGCCGggtggcggactgctaggtctgatcGCACGACCTAGGCGTGCTGGGCAGCTAATTGCAACACATGCTAAGCCCTAACTTTTGCACCGGAATGATTATCTGATAGTGATGCagtacccccactatatataggcatccACTACGGCTCAACACATGGGCCCCGTgtggatcctaaagcccaaagcCCGTTCAACCCAGATCCAAGTCCATGTCGGATCACATCCGAACGGTGAAGTCGGATCTGGCCTCACAAATTCCTTTTCTTAAGCGCACgatcccttaggttcaagtcgactTGGTCACAGGTGATGACATCCCACATGCTCAGTTGGTAGTGGCTTCTTACAAAACTTGCCAACTACCAAGTAGACAATGAAGCTGGTTTGGTGAACCTGAACAACGTGACCTTCTGTTCCTTTTGCCTCACAATACATGTTGCTGGGCTTAGGGCAAATCGGTCACCCTTGTTccagcccgacctctttctcgttctggTGATACTGACCTCAAAACTGGATTataacatttgttccaaaaataacacgTCTACACCACAATATGAGTGTCAGAGAACTATATATTCAGAGTTTTTTGTTCAAACTAGAAAATGCACGCTTCACAAACCTTGTCTTGATGATCTTTAAGCTAGAAAATGCACGCTCATCACTAACTGGGAGAGTAACAAGTAAACTAATCAATCTGTCAACCAAGTTGTAGATCCTATATCGGCTCGTCACAACCAGGCACCAACAAAGTGCAGTTAAAATTGAAGTGTTCTTCAAATCTTTACTATGTGAAGCATCCACAACAAAATGATTAAGTTGATGCTCTAGTCCAATCATATCTTGTTGTGGATAGTACTTCTCAACCATTTTGCATATATCTTTAGGACTAAAAGAAGCAAATCCATCCTTTGGCACCAAAGTAGCACTTATGGATAGAAGAGCCGGCACATTCTCATTGAACTTTAGATTTAATTCATTTAGCTGGTTGTCCAATGTTGCTCGAAATATCTCCACTCGAAGTAATGCTCATTTGTAAAATAATCAGGTTGATGATGAGCATGACcactacaaaaaatatatttttcctCCATGTCTGGAATGTCCATGGCATGCTCTACACAAAACTTGCAAACCTAGAGGAAAATAATTCCCAACAATCATCTGATCACATTCGTTCAAGAAGTGTTTTGTGCATAACAGAAAACGAATGGCATCTACTATGTCTTGTGATTCCTTTTGTAAAGCTTTGCCAAGCTCTTCACTGATTCCCAATATTTTATCATCATACATAGGAAAAATACAAACTCAAATGATGTCAAGTAGTTAAAGGTGGTATCTCCATCAAGTTGTTGAAGGTTGATATGTGATTGATTCAAATAGCTTGACAATCGCTCACTTCGTTGTTGTGCCGTGAGCAAGGTCCAGATCCAATATGTGCCAAGAATTTACACTTCTTGCAATTATTAACTCTTTTCCATCCATCAAAACCTTTTGATGTGAACACATCAGAACCACTTTTTCTATGTTCTTACTGCAAAGAAAGCAACGTAAAAAAATGCACAACTTTTACTCTTAGAGTACTCCAACCACGATGAAAAATCCTTCAACCAACTGAATTGAGAACGTCTTTGATGTCCTTGTGGTCCATATGGCTTGTAAATCTCCAATTTAGGTTGCATGCGATCTAATTGTAGATATGGTCTTCGCACCTCATCTCTCACATTTTCTGGGTATTGCCAAATTTGTGGGTGTTCCCAGTGTCTCGCTCTAGAAACTCAATAACTTGAAATATGATAGGTTCATTTGTTGGCCGCTCTGTCTCTTCATTTTTATTTGGTTGCTCTTTCTGCTTCAACCAATGACAACTGTGGAATTTAGGTTCAGAAGTTGAAGTACCTTCATCATTTGAaagatttctttttcttttgtaatATGAATCCATAATTTATCTTGAACCAACGCTGCAACCATCAACCTATAgtttacaacaacaacaaaaacaacatctTTGAAGTAAACAGTCAAATAATCTCCAATCAGCAGAGCAGACAACAAGAGAAATTAACCCTTGACATTTCGCGTTTGTGTACCTTGCCTAATGCCTGTAGTCTGCTCAATTTAGCGCTCCACGGTTGACTGCGCCGAGCTCTTCCTCTCATCCCGTGTGACCCACTAACCCAGTTTGCAATCTCGAGAGAAATTGCCGCCACAATCAGAACTCAAAGTTGTAGCAATCATCTATGCTGGCTTGAAcacatgaaaaaaaagaaagaaagggttAGATGATGGGGATTTGGGGGAGGGAAGAATACCTAGCAAAGTCGCCATGAGAAATTGGGGAACAATTCAACGAGAGGAGAAGATGGGATACTAGCCATGGGACTCATGCGCAGAATAGAGGAGATGATGATGAGTCGCGTGCCCAGATCAGCTTACCACAACAAAAGATCATAGGCTAGATAGACAAAATACACCATGGTAAAAAATTGCACTTTTGGAAGACTAGGCCATTGCCAAGTATGGTCTACCTGACTCTCTACCACTGGCTACATAGCTAGTGAGATCAAGCCATCCACCGTGTTACATGCTAGTCTAGTTAGATGTGAGTCCACAcaccactttccaataagggactACTTAGAGCGTATGTAAGATCTCACAAACAAGTTACATACTTGTCGAAATGCATCATTGATATCTTCCAAGGACTATATGATTCATAAGCACATCGGAAATACCATCAtgcatgattgcctctagggaatatctccaacataaccatatccgcaccaaccatctcatgacaccacaaggaTGGCGCGCGAGGTTCTTCAACAACAACACCATTAGGAAGGGAGCGATGCTCAAGTGCTGTCGTCATCGAATTCAGCTACCAAAGCCAGATTCCAACAAACctgagcatatccgagcaatggcTTCAACAAGGTAGCGGCGCAAAAACATCATCATTGCCAAGTACATCCAACTTCGATTAGACCTAGCTTTTCTTCTAGGAGCTCGAGATTGGGTGAACGAGTCGCATCACCCTCTACGTCAATCATGTGTTGCCGCCACCACTTTTCTGTGATCCCAACAGTTGCATGCGACCGCCAGCCGCCGCTCAAAATCATACGCTCTGCATCAAGCCATCGTCCAGATATTGCATCTCACCACCGAGAGCAAACATTGGATTTGGAGGGAGAAACCCTCACAAAAACCTTTCGGTGGTCACTGCAATCTGCAATGAGGCTACGCCTACATCGAAGTTGTCTCCTGACGGACAAACAAGGATATTGAAGGAGACCAGTGCCGATTGGACTATCCTGAGGAGAGAGCCCTTTAAGGCTCATCGGCCCCTGGGCAAATCTTATTTGCTAGAATCACCAGCAGCCCCCTGGCGAGCCAGTGGCCACCTCCGCTGGTGATGAGGGAGACAGGAGGCAGGGGGAGGGCTGGTGGCAGGCAAGGGTTTTAGTTACGCCCCATGCCAATCCTACCTTTTATTCTAAATGAAAAGTCAACACTTTTGCCATTTGCTTAAAAACATTATGTTATGGTAGTTGAAAGAGTTTACTTTGGGAGACAATGTTTGCAAACTTGCAACTCATTGACTTCTTGTCGATCCTTCCTGTAAATATGGTTTCTTGGGCACTAGGTATAGGAGAGGATTTGTAGCACATAGGTGCGGGGGCATGCAACCCACTTTTTCATTTGGCTTTTGATTTTCAATCTTTcatatcttttgaaccaaaagtcCAAATTAAGTTTTGTTTGCATATCCATATTTCTAGTGACGAGGACTTCCAAATGGGATCCATTTTGACAAGTTTTCAAAACTTCATTAAGTTTCAACCTCTGAAAttgatggaaatatgccttagaggcaataataaagttgttattagtATATTTCCTttgatgataaaggtttattattcatgctagaattgtattgacgtaaacttaaatacatgtgtgaatacataggcaaacaccaagtccctagtaagcctctaatagactagctcgttgatcaaaagatggttaaggtttcctgaccatatacatgagttgtcatttgataatgggatcacatcattctcacatcattagaagaatgatgtgatggaccagacccatccattagcttagcatacgatcatttagtttattgctactactttcctaatgtcaaatacatactccttcgaccatgagatcatgaaactcccggatagcagaggaataccttgtgtgctatcaaacatcacaatgtaactgggtgatcataaagatgctctacaggtatctccgaaagtgtctgttgagttggcatggatcaagattgggatttgtcactctgtgtatcggagaggtatctctgggccctctcggtaatacagcatcacaagaagcttgcaagaaaagtcactaaggagttagttacgagatgatgtattacagaacgagtaaagagacttgcccgtaacgagattgaactaggtatagagatatcgacgatcgaatctcgggcaagtaacaaccCGACGgaaaagggaactacgtatgtcgtcataaaggttcgaccgataaagatctttgtagaatatgtctgaaccagtatgggcatccaggtcccactattggttattgaccggagaagtgtctcggtcatgtctacatcattctcgaacccgtagggtctgtgcgcttaacgttcgttgacgatatagtattatatgagttatgtatgttggtgaccgaatgttgttcggagtcccggatgagatcacagacatgacgaggagctccgaaatggtccagaggtaaagattgatatatgggataatagtgtttggtctccggaagggttccgaaattcaccggaaggggtttcagaTGTTTTCCGAAATGTTCGGGTACGAGAGCACTTTATTTGGGTCAAGGGGTAAATCCCACGAAGCTGTAGGAaggtgcaaaaaggagttttgtggaggccagggggccaggcaccaaggaccctggcgtctggtcctggagtccgagaaggactcttgccttgcaTGCCAAATCGATTTttaggaggctctttctccaagaaacgaccccatggctcaacatataaatagaggggcagggctagcacccggaacacatcaagattcaccaaggagtgtgccggcaaccccgtaccctctagtttatcctccgtctggtttccgttgtgcttggcgaagccctgtggagattgttcttcaccaccaccgtcaccacgccatcatgatatcggcatctactactttgcctctccttctggatcgagaaggcgaggacgtcatcgagctgaacgtatgctaaACATGGAGGTGTCATACCTTCGGTACTTGATCTGGACGGCttgtgaaggtgtatgactacatcaaccgcgttgataaacgcttccacttagcgatcttcaagggtatgaagatgctctccccctctcgtatcTACACATCTccattgatagatcttgcgtgtgcataatttttttgttttccatgcaatgttccccaacataaaCTTACTACAAGCAATCgataaaatcatatatttcagaTCCTGCGAATGACAAAATTATAGGTAAGTTTCAACTCTGAAACTTGGTATGAGCGACCGACCAAAGTGGAAGTTATAGAACATGTGACTAGCAAAATTGTAAGTttcaattgaaggaaatatgccctagaggcaataataaagtgggaCTCTACGATGTGAaccattggtgttaaatcacatggcgatgtgaactagattattgactctagtgcaagtgggagactgaaagaaatatgccctagaggcaataataaagttattatttatttccttatatcatgataaatgtttattattcatgctaaaattgtattaaccggaaacttggtacatgtgtgaatacatagacaaaaacaattgtccctagtatgcctctacttgactagcttgtttgtcaaatatggttatgtttcctgaccatagacatgtgttgtcatttgatgaatatgatcacatcattaggagaatgatgtgatggacaagacccatccgttagcttagcataatgatcgtttagttttatcgctattgctttcttcatgacttatacttgttcctctaactatgagattatgcaactcccgaataccggaggaacaccttgtgtgctatcaaatgtcacaatgtaactgggtgattataaagatgctctacaggtgtctctgaaggtgtttgttgagttggcataggtcaagattaggatttttcactccgtgtatcggagaggtatctctgggccctctcagtaatgtacatcactataagccttgcaagcaatgtgactaatgagttagttgcgggatgatgcattacgaaatgagtaaagagacttgtcggtaacgagattgaactaggtatgatgataccgacgatcgaatctcgggcaagtaacataccgatgacaaagggaacaacgtatgttgttatgcggtttgactgataaagatatttgtagaatatgtaggagccaatatgagcatccaggtccccctattggttattgaccgcagatgtgtctcgttcatgtctacatagttctcgaacccgtagggtccgcacgcttaacgttcgatgacgatttgtattatgagttatgtgacttgatgaccaaagattgttcggagtcccggatgatatcacggacatgacgaggagtctcaaaatggtcgagtggtaaagattgatatatcgtaaggttatattcggacaccgggatGGTTCcagagtgattcaggtattttttgtaGTACCGGGAGGTTACGCCCCCCCCCctggggaagtagtgggccttcatgggccttagtggaaaggagaggaggctTGCAAGGGTGGCCGCACGCCCCCCATGCAAGTCCGAatcggactagggagggggcggcgtgcccctctttccttctccctctccttctccttcactctctccccctcttggaaaaggaaggggactccaactaggattgggaatcctagttggaccccccatggcgcgcccctccttggccgccggcctcctcctcccctcctttacatacgggggaggggggcaccccaaaggtacaacaagtcttctcttagccgtgtgcggtgccccccttcacagttacacatctcggtcatatcatcatagtgatTAGGTGAAGCcgtgcgccagtaacttcatcatcactgtcaccatgccatcgtgctgacggaactctccctcgtcctcaactagatcaagagctcaagggacgtcatcatgctgaatgtgtgctgaacacggaggtgccatacgtccgatacttggatcggttggatcgtgaagacgttcgactacatcaaccgcgttactaaacacttccgctttcggtctacgagggtacatggatacactctcccctctcgttgctatgcatctcctagatagatcttgtgtgatcgtaggaatttttttgaattactacgttccccaacagtggcatccgagtctggtctatgcgtagatgatatatgcacgagtagaacacaatgagttgtgggcgataatagtcatactgcttaccaccaacgtcttactttgatttggcggtattgttggatgaagcggcctagaccgagaatagatgaccgcgttcatgagactggttctaccgacgtgcttcgcacataggtggctagcgggtgtctgtttctccaactttagttgaatcaagtttgactatggccggtccttgttgaaggttaaaatagcacacttgacaaaaaatcgttgtggttttgatgcgtaggtaagaacggttcttgctagaagcccatagcatccacgtaaaacttgcaacaacaaagtagagaacgtctaacttgtttttgcagggcatgttgtggtgtgatatggtcaagacgtgatgagatataaattgttgtatgagatgatcatgttttgtaaaagttatcggcaactggcaggagccttatggttgtcgctttattgtatgaaatgcaatcgccatgtaattgctttactttatcactaagcgacagcgatagttgtagaagcaatagttggcaagacaaaatgatgctacgatggagatcaaggtgtcaagtcggtgacgatggagatcatgacggtgctttagagatggagatcaaaggcacaagatgatgatggccatatcatgtcacatattttggttgcatgtgatgtttatcttttatgcatcttattttgcttagtacgacggtagcattataagatgatccctcactaaatttcaaggtataagtgttcttgctgagtatgcaccgttgatacagttcatcgtgccgagacaccatgtgatgatcgggtgtgataagctctaagttcacatacaatgtgtcgtggatttgtcacggcagatgtcctagtgaaaggacttagtcgtggagccatcgctacgggtttacttgaaggggttaaagcggacacaaagacatgagggtttatactagttcggccccttcgatgaaggtaaaagcctacgtctagttgtgatggaattgatgtggccTCGATGGCTAGGGAACAAACAAGCtttgcctaggctcgagttgtggttgtctgtcctgaaccgccgccgggtcgtccccttataaacacaggtgacgcccgtcggtcctcagagtcccaaccggttca comes from Triticum aestivum cultivar Chinese Spring chromosome 5B, IWGSC CS RefSeq v2.1, whole genome shotgun sequence and encodes:
- the LOC123110438 gene encoding auxin-responsive protein IAA31; the protein is MAAAMSYVHADVENLKATELRLGLPGVEESDKMPSPPSTPRAGTKRALAGEHREEEPKAAPPAAKAQVVGWPPVRSYRKSCFQQASSKAKAAAPAPVVVKQEETAVAAAPPAAAAAGGSLYVKVSMDGAPYLRKIDLKMYKGYRELREALEAMFLGFSGDAGSVNPSDFAVTYEDKDGDLMLVGDVPFGMFMSTCKRMRIMKGSEARGLGSSKE